In the Limanda limanda chromosome 15, fLimLim1.1, whole genome shotgun sequence genome, ttattttatggaccacatgaacgtggtcctgcgaacaatacattacacaactcaatgaaaataataataataataatgatagatGTGCACTGCAGTTTTAATGTAGCCTAATTTGATattacatttaataataatgcTGCTCATCTTGACCAGGACAGATAttctatatttaatatttattctatattatatttaattgggacattcataaatatgaaataaattatatatattttttatgttttttgcaGGATGTCTCCTACAGTCCACTGCGCCCCCGGTGATTTACGCACATCCAGGTTTTCTCCGACGCTCCGCAGCCCCGCAGATGAAGTTGGTGACGCCGCAGAAAACTCTCTTCTCCACAAACTCCCGCCAGTCTTCGGAGGAGCAGCGACCTCCAAACCCCCGCAGGTCAGGACCAGGCAGCGGGGCAGGCGCAGGGTGAAGGCCAACGACCGGGAGCGGCACCGCATGCACAACCTGAACTCGGCCCTGGACGCGCTGCGGAGCATCTTACCGGCGCTGCCCGAAGACGCCAAGCTGACCAAGATCGAGACTCTGCGGTTTGCGCACAACTACATCTGGGCCCTGACGGAAACCCTGCGTATGGCGGACCACCACGGTCACACCGGGGGCTACCTGCCGGTGGGGTCGGAGCTCCGGAGCCCGGCCAGCGTCCTGTCCGCAGACTCCGGCTACACGGGCTTGGATGAGTTGGACACAAGAGGCTCTTACACGTCAGTCAATGAGAGGAACTGTAGAATCTTTGCAAGAGgagaaaacttttatttcacttCTGTATGTGGTGAAAGTTATCTGAGAAACACTTTGCACTTGCATTGATACTTTAGCAGGGTCCATTTTCCTGTAGGGAACAGTAACTGGATAAAACACGAGTGACATACATCCCTATCTACAGGTGTAGGATATTCTTTGAAGGCAGTTTAAATCAACTTCTCAATCAGTTACTAAACAAAGTCTGTTCAGTTAttgttaaaacacattttccacacTGAGCTCTACCTGTCCCCTGAGCCAGCTCCTGTGTTGGGAAGTGTTTTAATGACCCGGTTGCTCTCTTTATTCTTAAACTTATTATCACCAAACGACCATGAAGCACAATCAGTGATGGAGGAAGACAAGAGAAGTGGTTTAAgctaaaaatatttatttggcaATGATAATCTTAATGTATGTTTGAGATATTTTTCTGCATAAAAgtgggtttatttatttaataaaaagagTAGAAAAAGTCTCTCAGGGTGAAAAATTATTTGATTTCTCATTGTTTCTACGGtttaaaagaacacaaagaacgtgtacaaagacaaacatgtccACAAGACAGTGACAGTCATTACAGATGGAGTTTTTCAGAGAGATAATTTCATAGTATTCATTAATGTTTCTTTTGAAGAAGCCAAAGTTAATGTGCAAATCAACATTTTCAAACATGTACTTTCTGACTGTCCTGCCCACCAGTGACTGTTCTGAAGCAGAATGCGAGAGAAGACACTTTTACGtctcagaggagaagcaggagctaAATACTGGAATGTCTTGGATTATTTGGTGTGTCCTACAGTGGTGTGCAGTCGGAGGCCGAGCTCAGCGAGCGCTCTACTTGGGGAAGACTGTGACCACGTCGTAGCCCTCGGGTGGAGTCACCCGCTCCCGTGCGTGCGTCTCACAATAAATCTGCTCCTCCACAAAGAAATGTCCCTTCTGTTTTAGGTTGATGTTGCAGTCTGTGCAGGTGTAGCACTCGGGGTGACGGAACTTGTCTCTCAGCTTCACCACAAGCCCCCTGAAACGTAGATATAAACACCATGTTAAGATTGGTTAACACACCAATTTCTGTTCCTCATAGGTGTTGTGTTAAAAGGTTAGGAGCTATACGCCATGGCTAAATCTACTTGACAGACACCTCAGCATTACACCGATGAGGGATTGTTGaacatgtttttctaaaatCTTGGACATGAACCAGTTGCAACAACAGTGTCCACTCCTCTGAAAAGATTTCTGAACCTGACTGCAGAGATTTGTTCTTGTTTAACCACAACTTATTTACAAGAAAAGATGTGTCAGCTCAACATCTTCTTATCTCCTCTAAGAAAACTCTACGTCCGAATCATGACGCGTTCTTAGACTGCAGAATTGGTCGCATCTGTGTTCTTATATTAATGAATACCATGTCTAGGTAAGTTGTGCAcaccatacagtctatggtgcacacacagaaatcacagaaactgaaaagaacatttaagtAGTCAGGAATGATTAAAAGAAAATCGAAAGACAGTGCAGCACTGGACTCAACCGGttgttatattttgttgtgtcaGCAGTGGACATAAAATACCACAAAAGTCTGTTGTAAAAAACCTGTACGTCAAATAAAAGTGTATTGAGTCTAAAGGGGAAGAGTccactcaaataaaaaaaatgtagttgTTGAAAATGAACTAATTCAGGTTCATGTCCAgacaaatcaaaaaataaaactccagAAAAACAGCTGTGGATTGAAGTTCATCTAGTGGTTGTTACAAAATTCCGCCACAGGGAGGTGACAAACTCCACAAACAACACTACTTTTGGACCCTTTGTGTTGCATCAAACCCTTTAACTGACAATGTCTTCCAAATGTCAAAACCACAAAGCAAGATAAACCACATCATCAAAAAaaaagtcaatctcatgaaggaggaggtgaacacAGATCTGATCCAATGAAATGGAAGATCTGGATCCTGATGGAGCCATAAATGACTCATCTCGTTCCTTCGTGTACAGCAATTAAAACACACCCCCAATAAAGACAGTACTGAGGAATCATAAAATACGTACACAATCCCGGATCCACATTTGTCACAGGAGGGCAACTTCTCTGCATTCCCCAGGGACGAGCCGATCTTCGTCCTCGGTGCTTTCACACTCCTGAACCCTGACGGTTTATCAGGGTCACCTACAAACATCATAGAGGTGGAAAATTGGTTTTGTGTTTCcgataatgtttttcttttcactcgTACTTTTTCATTTTAAGCAAGAAATCAATTCTCTGATTTAAAGTGACCGTTTATGGAAGCTGTGATTAATAAGCAGGGTCGATACCTGTCTCGAGAATCTCCTGAAGCACCATGAACGAAGCTGACTGCCGGGGAGGTTCATCAGACTCTTGGTTCTCCTGGAGCATCTTGTAGACCTCTGACTCGGAGTCCACAGGCGGCCTAACGCTGGTCTTTGACGGTTCTGAAGGAGCTCTGCAAAATAAGTGTGCTCCTATCAGTAAGTCTGTAGGAGTCCCAGGACTCGCACGTCAAAGCATTCTGAAAAAGCCAAGACTTAAGCTCTCCCCCCTTGCCATGATGATGAAAAAATCTGAGCAAAGCTGTGACAAAATACTGTTTTGAACATCGTCTTACAGGCtgcattcatttaatttgactaCAGTTGAGTGACCTCTTCATCCTCGGCCATCATATCCACTGTACTGATGATTTGTAAAGCCATGTTATAAATCAGCTAGCCTTTCGAAAGCCAGCTAAACTCTTATAAACTCAATATTGGCTGAGTAATCTAAACGATAAATCCACTACAATGAATTTATTCCAGCAGTTATGAGCCAACCTTTTGTGTGCCTTCACAGGAAACCCCACTCTTAGTATCTTGGCCAATAAGGTTATGTTCGTTTAGTTTGTCTGTCTGAAAGTTAGCAGGTATACGCAAAAAATACTGGATACGGGTCAGGGAAGAATATCCCCCTACTCGAACAATAAAGTAGTAGACTGAGATAAATAACTAAGCACCAATACATTTGATTCAAAATTGCAAACtcaatatctatatataaaaatCATGGAAATACAAACTGGAGATGTATCAGGAATAATTCTGACATTAAGTTGTACGACTGTGAATTTGAAATGTACCAGGAGATTCCTTGAGACAATGCAAAGACAAACAGTCTAGACTTGGTCAAGATGACCATCGACCCAATCAATGACCTTTACAACAAATATTTGCTTTGGGATCTTAATCTCCACCATGTCTTCACTTGGACTGGACTTGCATGATGTCATTTCAGGTTCTTCTTACTTGTCGTCGAGCTCAGTGGCTGTAACCAGGGTCTTCACTTCATCCACTGCAGAGTTGAAGTTCTCAATGTTCTCTGCAGAGTAAAGACCAGAGGGGCTGTTGTACTGGTTGGTCACAACTTTTGGGCCAAAACCAGCGAACGGCAGCGCACTTCTGTTGTGGGTGGAGCCTATGAGCTTCACCTCctgtcaaaatgaaaataaaaaaatgttctgTTAAACATATTTGTGAGTAGCAAGGCAAAAAAAGTGTTGAGTCTCAGTGCGGTATTTGATATTCATTAGATGTCTgaaacatgcaacacacactggGTGCAAACTTGAAGTGAGGGTTGTTTAAACCCCTTCAGATGAACTCTGGATCTTACACATGTACCAACGTGCAGTCTATGAATATTGCTTAACATTTGTGAACACACAACAATCAGTTGTTTCAGCA is a window encoding:
- the neurog3 gene encoding neurogenin-3, with protein sequence MSPTVHCAPGDLRTSRFSPTLRSPADEVGDAAENSLLHKLPPVFGGAATSKPPQVRTRQRGRRRVKANDRERHRMHNLNSALDALRSILPALPEDAKLTKIETLRFAHNYIWALTETLRMADHHGHTGGYLPVGSELRSPASVLSADSGYTGLDELDTRGSYTSVNERNCRIFARGENFYFTSVCGESYLRNTLHLH
- the pdlim1 gene encoding PDZ and LIM domain protein 1, translated to MPVRVVMKGPGPWGFRLVGGKDFEQPLAISRVTPGSKAAQANLSIGDIILAIDGEHTENMTHLEAQNKIKGCIEEMLLSVDRSETKLWSPLSSEEGKAHPYKMNLASEPREVKLIGSTHNRSALPFAGFGPKVVTNQYNSPSGLYSAENIENFNSAVDEVKTLVTATELDDKAPSEPSKTSVRPPVDSESEVYKMLQENQESDEPPRQSASFMVLQEILETGDPDKPSGFRSVKAPRTKIGSSLGNAEKLPSCDKCGSGIVGLVVKLRDKFRHPECYTCTDCNINLKQKGHFFVEEQIYCETHARERVTPPEGYDVVTVFPK